From a single Cyprinus carpio isolate SPL01 chromosome A3, ASM1834038v1, whole genome shotgun sequence genomic region:
- the LOC122134139 gene encoding uncharacterized protein LOC122134139, with the protein MPTKRCYFHPDCRSTLFSLPKDGEVRDQWLKFIFNSVPHNYYPNLALCAAHFTEESFHNIREFNAGFAQRLVLKDGAVPTLKTEAVYGPQPTTSQQGSSSQEFPTTSTLHEVGCQSDPIETKTVATEIKPKMRSVGTQLSLGTLSNFHLRSKGIQATYYGHDVGTQTTDMFPDVQLSSTPVRGSVFRPSKRPRLVLDEEEESELNVEPNDSTYNPDSVVTEESELAIDPQPDHSDNKYIVFESCLRELFVSCPVWKTKCVVQSRRRWTFVAFTQLCEKCNYHRQWQSQPIVGSTPLGNLLLSAATYFTGGSFKQLEEIFKAMKLQMMHFVTFRIHARNFIEPTIIHKWNQDQLNLIRQLQEGGNVAVAGDMRADTPGHSAKFGSYTIMHMETNKILDLQLVQSNEVGGSYHMEKEGLKRCLDKLESNGLAVDYIVTDRHPQIQKYLRDRNITQFYDVWHFEKGLSKKLDKLSKMKDCEVLKKWLHSIKNHVYWSAISSESGPEKVAKWNSLQNHIQNVHVHDNHLFPKCEHPDKVSRDPKKWFQPGSIALHKVEKLLYNKRVLKDIEKLSHHFQTSSLEAFHSLILCFAPKNVIFPFIGMLCRLYLAAMHYNENANREQATTTEGQAVYKFIFPKSKKGECTAKPVKIEPTYNYVDDLMSLLIHKVFVDPKPYAEELHAIPIPPSLSSQFEKPSKEEVIAHRVSRFSRGVAGTQHTVLLDQETVGGSG; encoded by the exons ATGCCGACGAAACGCTGTTATTTTCATCCGGATTGCAGGTCCACTTTGTTCAGCCTTCCTAAGGACGGGGAAGTTAGGGATCaatggttaaaatttatttttaactcgGTCCCTCATAATTATTACCCAAATCTCGCTctctgtgctgcacattttacggaggaaagCTTCCACAATATTCGCGAGTTCAATGCAGGATTTGCACAACGGCTTGTCCTGAAAGATGGAGCAGTTCCAACTTTAAAAACAGAAGCTGTTTACGggccacaacct ACAACATCTCAGCAGGGTTCGAGTTCCCAAGAGTTCCCCACTACATCTACACTTCATGAAGTTGGATGTCAGTCAGACCCTATAGAGACTAAAACTGTAGCCACAGAGATAAAGCCAAAGATGCGATCAGTGGGCACACAACTTTCATTGGGTACACTGAGCAATTTCCACTTAAGGAGCAAAG gCATTCAGGCAACATATTATGGTCATGATGTGGGCACCCAAACAACTGACATGTTTCCTGATGTGCAGCTGTCTTCAACACCAGTAAGGGGCTCAGTCTTCAGGCCCAGTAAGAGACCTCGTCTGGTGTTAGATGAGGAAGAAGAATCAGAATTAAATGTCGAACCCAATGATTCCACATATAACCCAGATTCTGTTGTCACTGAAGAATCAGAATTGGC GATAGATCCACAACCCGACCACAGCGATAACAAATACATTGTTTTTGAAAGCTGTCTTCGAGAGCTGTTTGTGTCCTGTCCAGTTTGGAAGACAAAGTGTGTTGTCCAGAGCAGACGAAGGTGGACTTTTGTTGCATTCACCCAGCTTTGTGAAAAGTGTAACTACCACAGACAGTGGCAGAGCCAGCCCATTGTAGGGAGTACCCCACTTGGAAACCTGCTATTGTCTGCTGCAACGTATTTTACCGGTGGATCTTTTAAACAACTAGAGGAg ATTTTCAAGGCCATGAAGCTCCAGATGATGCATTTTGTAACTTTTAGGATTCATGCCAGGAATTTCATTGAGCCTACCATAATACACAAGTGGAACCAAGATCAACTGAATCTTATAAGACAGCTGCAAGAGGGAGGAAATGTTGCTGTGGCTGGAGATATGCGTGCTGACACGCCAg GACACTCAGCCAAATTTGGCAGCTACACCATTATGCACATGGAAACCAACAAAATTCTGGATCTTCAACTAGTTCAG AGCAACGAGGTTGGTGGCAGTTATCATATGGAAAAGGAAGGATTGAAGCGTTGTCTCGATAAGCTGGAGTCTAATGGTTTAGCTGTTGACTACATAGTCACCGATCGCCATCCGCAGATTCAGAAGTACCTGAGGGACCGCAATATCACTCAGTTCTATGACGTGTGGCACTTTGAGAAAG GTTTATCTAAGAAACTTGACAAACTTTCAAAAATGAAGGACTGCGAGGTGCTGAAAAAATGGTTGCACAGCATCAAAAACCATGTTTACTGGAGTGCGATTTCCTCTGAGTCTGGGCCAGAAAAGGTGGCGAAGTGGAATTCACTGCAGAACCACATACAAAATGTACATGTTCATGATAATCACCTCTTCCCCAAGTGTGAACACCCAGACAAAGTTTCCAGGGATCCAAAAAAATGGTTCCAACCAG GATCAATAGCGCTCCATAAAGTGGAAAAGCTATTATACAACAAGAGAGTTCTCAAGGATATAGAAAAGCTCAGCCACCACTTTCAGACATCATCACTGGAGGCGTTCCACAGTCTGATTTTGTGTTTTGCCCCAAAGAATGTGATTTTCCCTTTCATTGGAATGTTGTGCAG GCTGTATCTTGCAGCGATGCACTATAATGAAAATGCTAACCGTGAGCAGGCAACAACAACTGAAGGACAGGCTGTGTATAAGTTCATTTTTCCAAAGTCCAAAAAAGGGGAATGCACAGCAAAGCCAGTGAAAATAGAACCAACATACA ACTATGTCGATGACCTTATGAGCCTTCTGATACATAAAGTCTTCGTGGACCCCAAGCCATATGCGGAAGAGCTGCACGCAATCCCCATTCCACCTTCTCTGTCATCACAGTTTGAAAAACCCTCCAAAGAAGAGGTGATTGCCCACCGTGTGTCACGATTCAGTCGAGGGGTGGCCGGAACCCAACATACTGTCCTGCTGGATCAGGAAACTGTAGGCGGATCCGGTTAA